The following proteins are co-located in the Ostrinia nubilalis chromosome 22, ilOstNubi1.1, whole genome shotgun sequence genome:
- the LOC135082658 gene encoding facilitated trehalose transporter Tret1-like has translation MEKVKKSAFFVQCCSTICIAYLTSLTGFIYAWPSYTVANFASNETVLSRPMTTLELSLLGSLTNVGALAVTPFCGYALDTLGRKYAAMLFGLPFVFTWAVLSFTDYIPLVLVAVGFAGVGAAGQAVSSVYISEICQDSIRGALTSTTVSGFFLGLLFSYTLGGHLSYHQVVYVHLSLSVLYIVLLSVLKESPVFLVQRGREEEASKSIAFYRRVEVSSKEVEAEIMKIKLQLDPRIETILQADNDPKVTKEFIAKPTGNERAESAWKFLMKSESSKRALATALTVMAITILMGCVVLQVYAEPLFKEAVPSMNSNQCSIFLALDFLVASVICALMMDRLGRKFLMTTTSIASGMFGLLLGTQLQYHWAPHWVTAMLIYSYCFVYNLGAAVVPFVLTAELFLPEVRGLCNSMSMACMWIMNFVTLIVFNPLVDSLGLGAIFCGFSVVCFCGAAYSQFCLPETKGLSADAIQLLFLKKRRVRNEA, from the exons ATGGAGAAAGTGAAAAAATCCGCGTTTTTTGTGCAATGCTGTTCCACGATATGCA tcgCCTACCTCACCAGTTTGACCGGCTTCATCTACGCGTGGCCGTCATACACAGTGGCCAACTTCGCGTCCAACGAGACGGTCCTATCCAGGCCTATGACCACGTTGGAACTGTCTTTGTTGGGCAGTTTGACCAACGTTGGCGCGTTGGCAGTGACGCCGTTTTGTGGGTACGCCTTGGACACTCTTGGCCGCAAATACGCGGCTATGTTATTTGGCTTGCCGTTTGTT TTTACGTGGGCGGTGCTGTCGTTCACCGACTACATTCCACTGGTGCTGGTGGCAGTAGGGTTTGCAGGTGTTGGCGCCGCGGGCCAAGCAGTTTCTTCGGTGTATATTTCAGAGATATGCCAG GACTCCATCCGCGGCGCCCTAACTTCCACCACAGTCTCGGGTTTCTTCCTAGGCCTGCTGTTCTCCTACACCCTGGGGGGACACCTGTCCTACCACCAAGTGGTGTACGTCCACCTGTCTCTGTCAGTACTGTATATTGTCCTGCTTTCGGTGCTGAAGGAATCGCCCGTGTTCTTGGTGCAACGAGGCAGGGAGGAG GAAGCATCGAAATCAATAGCTTTCTACAGGCGAGTTGAAGTGTCCTCCAAAGAAGTCGAAGCGGAGATCATGAAGATCAAACTACAACTGGATCCGCGGATCGAGACTATACTGCAGGCTGATAATG ATCCAAAAGTAACCAAGGAATTTATTGCCAAGCCTACTGGGAATGAGAGAGCAGAATCAGCATGGAAATTTCTCA TGAAATCAGAATCGTCGAAGCGAGCGTTAGCCACAGCGCTAACAGTGATGGCCATCACGATCCTCATGGGCTGCGTGGTGCTGCAGGTCTACGCAGAGCCGCTCTTCAAGGAGGCAGTACCCTCGATGAACTCCAACCAGTGCTCCATATTCCTGGCCCTGGACTTCCTGGTGGCTAGCGTCATTTGCGCGCTGATGATGGACAGGCTTGGGAGAAAG TTCCTGATGACCACGACGTCCATAGCTTCTGGAATGTTCGGGCTGCTGCTCGGCACCCAGCTGCAGTACCACTGGGCGCCGCACTGGGTCACTGCGATGCTGATATACAGCTACTGCTTCGTCTACAACTTGGGTGCAGCAGTGGTGCCTTTCGTGCTGACCGCTGAGCTGTTCTTGCCAGAA GTCCGAGGCCTCTGCAACAGCATGTCCATGGCTTGCATGTGGATCATGAACTTCGTCACGCTCATCGTCTTCAACCCTTTAGTAGACAGCCTGGGTCTGGGCGCCATCTTCTGTGGTTTCTCAGTGGTTTGCTTCTGCGGGGCCGCCTACAGCCAGTTCTGTCTTCCGGAGACCAAAGGACTGTCTGCTGATGCCATTCAGCTGCTTTTCTTGAAGAAAAGAAGAGTGAGAAATGAAGCTTGA
- the LOC135082853 gene encoding facilitated trehalose transporter Tret1-like produces the protein MVSGRVYQVAATIASSFGSFAMGLLYVWPSYTTSLLTSNTTTILSAPMTSTEESLVGSLPSLGAMVGTAVVGPLIEIFGRKLGGVAVSLPFVLSWALIAVSKTSILILAARFISGIAGGAYLVLGPMFISEVAEDSIRGALSSATITFYGLGALMSYLLGWFFGYNTIIWINLAVGVMCAGLLMSVPESPVFLMKKNREEDARLSMSLYRGVPPTSMVVQEEISKIKQQISPAVELTTINEKAEEAEKEKLTSEDIKDDPPAKVSAIKTLFKSSASRRGFLVVTTVISMQVLMGIVPVQVYAKHVFKQADPSQADLYSVFFAVVMVSGSFVTGAIADKAGRRILLITSSTLVAVCMASLGALLQTKAGPPLVTVAMILMYCFCFMCGAGSIPYVLLAEVFSPEVQACASMIIVEWVWFLNFLILVVFSWLNNLIGIHGTFYIFAVSSIINAVLSYIIVPETKGLSTKEIQDVLRKGK, from the exons ATGGTTAGCGGAAGGGTCTATCAAGTGGCGGCGACGATCGCAA GTTCTTTCGGCTCGTTCGCCATGGGCCTGCTTTACGTCTGGCCATCATATACCACGTCTCTTCTGACATCGAATACCACTACCATCCTGTCAGCACCCATGACGTCTACAGAAGAATCTTTAGTGGGGAGTCTACCATCATTGGGCGCGATGGTCGGAACGGCGGTGGTCGGACCATTGATAGAAATCTTTGGAAGGAAGTTGGGAGGAGTCGCTGTGTCGTTGCCTTTTGTT CTATCATGGGCCCTGATAGCAGTATCGAAGACATCCATCCTGATCCTCGCAGCTCGCTTCATTAGTGGAATAGCTGGTGGTGCCTACCTGGTCTTGGGTCCCATGTTCATATCTGAGGTTGCCGAGGATTCCATCCGAGGAGCTCTGTCATCAG CAACGATCACCTTCTACGGCTTGGGGGCGCTGATGTCGTACCTCTTAGGGTGGTTCTTTGGCTACAACACAATCATTTGGATCAACTTGGCCGTGGGCGTGATGTGCGCTGGACTCCTCATGAGCGTCCCCGAGAGTCCAGTGTTCCTCATGAAGAAGAATAGAGAAGAG GATGCTCGTTTATCTATGTCACTTTATCGAGGAGTGCCTCCAACGTCGATGGTCGTGCAAGAAGAGATTTCCAAAATCAAGCAGCAAATCTCCCCAGCTGTGGAATTGACCACAATAAATG AAAAAGCGGAAGAAGCTGAAAAAGAGAAATTAACATCAGAAGATATCAAAGATGACCCACCGGCAAAGGTGTCAGCTATCAAAACTTTGT TTAAATCATCGGCATCACGGCGAGGATTTTTGGTAGTGACAACAGTTATATCGATGCAG GTCCTAATGGGCATAGTCCCAGTACAGGTGTATGCCAAGCACGTCTTCAAACAAGCTGACCCGAGCCAGGCTGACTTGTACTCTGTGTTCTTCGCCGTGGTCATGGTGTCGGGTAGCTTCGTGACTGGAGCCATCGCTGATAAGGCTGGGAGACGG ATCCTGTTAATAACCTCCTCCACCCTAGTAGCTGTCTGCATGGCTAGTTTGGGAGCCCTGCTGCAGACGAAGGCGGGGCCGCCGTTGGTGACGGTGGCTATGATTCTGATGTACTGCTTCTGTTTCATGTGCGGAGCGGGGTCGATTCCGTACGTGCTGTTGGCTGAGGTGTTCTCGCCTGAG GTCCAAGCGTGCGCGTCCATGATCATCGTGGAATGGGTCTGGTTCCTCAACTTCCTCATCCTGGTAGTATTCTCATGGCTGAACAACCTCATCGGCATCCATGGCACATTCTATATCTTCGCGGTTAGCAGCATTATCAATGCTGTGCTGAGTTACATCATCGTGCCAGAAACTAAGGGACTATCGACCAAAGAGATACAAGACGTGCTTAGAAAAGGAAAGTAG